Proteins from one Sabethes cyaneus chromosome 2, idSabCyanKW18_F2, whole genome shotgun sequence genomic window:
- the LOC128738558 gene encoding NADH dehydrogenase [ubiquinone] 1 alpha subcomplex assembly factor 2 gives MSNPPSRGVIKMIFTNFINSLKPRQYKGNFVGEDYFGNKYYEIPANASLGQRRNQRWFEPTTKETYDQEITAEWEAWLRGRRKLPPTPEELAQNLAIMKMKERNAAELDQKYGKPKDVQELEKGRTGMGSFPEYEEYEVMPGKGKREK, from the exons ATGTCTAATCCACCATCGCGAGGTGTAATTAAAATGATATTTACCAATTTTATAAACTCGCTAAAGCCTCGTCAATATAAAGGGAACTTTGTGGGCGAGGATTATTTCGGAAACAAGTACTACGAAATACCGGCGAACGCCTCGCTTGGCCAGCGCAGAAACCAACGGTGGTTCGAGCCGACCACAAAGGAAACTTATGACCAAGAAATTACCGCTGAATGGGAAGCTTGGCTACGTGGTCGAAG aaagCTACCACCGACACCGGAAGAGTTGGCACAAAATCTGGCAATTATGAAGATGAAGGAACGTAACGCAGCAGAACTGGACCAGAAATATGGCAAGCCGAAGGACGTGCAAGAGTTGGAAAAGGGAAGAACCGGAATGGGGTCATTTCCTGAGTACGAAGAATATGAGGTCATGCCCGGGAAAGGCAAAAGGGAGAAATAA